One Streptomyces sp. B21-105 genomic region harbors:
- a CDS encoding antibiotic biosynthesis monooxygenase: MTSNPVTVTTAYHVVPGREADFHSWGWGMLGASAQQPGFLGGGVLVDEGAEWHVVYRFVSEGATRAWENSDARVRWDARTQGIARQTDRRSVRGSRAWFDAQADAPKPQAPPGPPSKWKLWFVNMSAVFPPVLLFNLIVLPYLGGLNPFVRTLLLCLCVTALVTWILMPRLQRFFKKWLYPPLQALRGRHKRTA; encoded by the coding sequence GTGACCAGTAATCCCGTCACCGTCACCACCGCTTATCACGTGGTGCCGGGCCGAGAGGCCGACTTTCATTCCTGGGGGTGGGGCATGTTGGGCGCGAGCGCACAGCAGCCCGGATTCCTGGGAGGTGGTGTGCTCGTCGACGAAGGGGCGGAATGGCATGTGGTCTATCGCTTCGTCAGCGAGGGCGCGACCCGCGCCTGGGAGAACTCGGACGCCCGGGTGCGGTGGGACGCCCGGACGCAGGGCATCGCCCGGCAGACGGACCGCCGTAGCGTGCGGGGCTCCAGAGCGTGGTTCGACGCCCAGGCGGACGCGCCGAAACCGCAGGCCCCGCCGGGTCCGCCGTCGAAATGGAAGTTGTGGTTCGTGAATATGAGCGCCGTTTTCCCGCCGGTGCTCCTGTTCAATCTGATCGTGCTTCCCTATCTCGGCGGACTCAATCCTTTCGTGCGTACGCTGCTGTTGTGTCTGTGCGTGACGGCCCTCGTCACCTGGATTCTCATGCCCCGCCTCCAGCGTTTCTTCAAGAAATGGCTGTATCCACCGCTCCAGGCGCTCCGCGGTCGCCACAAACGCACCGCGTAG
- a CDS encoding glutathionylspermidine synthase family protein, which yields MRRHTVEPRPGWQRTVEEQGLVYPLTRHPDGSLRPYWDESAYYAFSLDEVEALEETVEELHALCLTAAEHLVDAGRLTDLGITDPRIAAAVAEAWRRRAELPSVYGRFDLRYDGTGPAKLLEYNADTPTSLVEAASPQWFWMEDRFPGADQWNSLHERLVAAWKKQAPLLPPGNPLYFAHSSADELGEDLMTVAYLKETAEQAGLDTDWISMEEIGFDPLSGRFVDGQLRFIRSCFKLYPWEWLTTDRFAGHVLDTLDNGGGTGSTLWIEPAWKMLLSNKALLAVLWELNPGHPHLLPAYLDGPRDLAETAGYVAKPLLGREGAGVTIHEKGADPVVRDDEPCCYQKLAPLPAFDGNHVVLGAWVVDGESAGLGIRESAGLITDEYARFVPHVIL from the coding sequence ATGCGACGTCACACCGTCGAACCGCGCCCCGGCTGGCAGCGGACCGTCGAGGAGCAAGGCCTCGTCTATCCCCTCACCCGTCACCCCGACGGCAGCCTGCGCCCCTACTGGGACGAGAGCGCCTACTACGCCTTCAGCCTCGACGAGGTCGAGGCGCTGGAGGAGACCGTCGAGGAACTGCACGCCCTGTGCCTGACCGCGGCCGAGCACCTGGTGGACGCCGGCCGCCTCACCGACCTCGGCATCACCGACCCGCGGATCGCGGCGGCGGTCGCCGAGGCCTGGCGGCGGCGCGCCGAACTCCCCTCCGTCTACGGCCGGTTCGACCTCCGCTACGACGGGACGGGCCCGGCGAAGCTCCTGGAGTACAACGCCGACACCCCCACCTCCCTCGTCGAGGCCGCCTCCCCCCAGTGGTTCTGGATGGAGGACCGCTTCCCCGGCGCCGACCAGTGGAACTCCCTGCACGAACGCCTGGTCGCCGCCTGGAAGAAGCAGGCCCCGCTGCTCCCGCCCGGCAACCCCCTCTACTTCGCGCACTCCTCGGCCGACGAACTCGGCGAGGACCTGATGACGGTCGCCTACCTCAAGGAGACCGCCGAGCAGGCCGGCCTGGACACCGACTGGATCTCCATGGAGGAGATCGGCTTCGACCCGCTGTCCGGCCGCTTCGTCGACGGCCAGCTCCGCTTCATCCGCAGCTGCTTCAAGCTCTACCCCTGGGAATGGCTCACCACCGACCGCTTCGCCGGCCACGTCCTCGACACCCTCGACAACGGCGGCGGCACCGGCAGCACCCTGTGGATCGAACCCGCCTGGAAGATGCTCCTCAGCAACAAGGCGCTGCTCGCCGTCCTGTGGGAGCTGAACCCCGGCCACCCGCACCTGCTGCCCGCCTACCTGGACGGCCCGCGCGACCTCGCGGAGACCGCCGGCTACGTCGCCAAGCCGCTGCTCGGCCGCGAGGGGGCCGGCGTCACGATCCACGAGAAGGGCGCCGATCCCGTGGTCCGGGACGACGAGCCCTGCTGCTACCAAAAGCTCGCCCCGCTCCCCGCCTTCGACGGCAACCACGTCGTCCTCGGCGCGTGGGTCGTGGACGGCGAGTCGGCCGGCCTCGGCATCCGCGAGTCCGCCGGCCTGATCACGGACGAGTACGCCCGCTTCGTCCCGCACGTGATCCTCTGA
- a CDS encoding glycine hydroxymethyltransferase, with protein sequence MPENSAPLSTESAAVRAALDVVRAVEPRVADAIGQELTDQREMLKLIASENYASPATLLAMGNWFSDKYAEGTVGRRFYAGCRNVDTVEALAAEHARELFGARHAYVQPHSGIDANLVAFWAVLADRVEAPFLEKTGARQVNDLSDADWATLRQAFGNQRMLGMSLDAGGHLTHGFRPNISGKMFDQRSYGTDPATGLIDYDALRVSAREFKPMIIVAGYSAYPRLVNFRIMREIADEVGATLMVDMAHFAGLVAGKVLTGDFDPVPHAQIVTTTTHKSLRGPRGGMVLCDDSLKDQVDRGCPMVLGGPLPHVMAAKAVALAEARQSSFQDYAQRIVDNARALAEGLTRRGATLVTGGTDNHLNLIDVASSYGLTGRQAEAALLDSGIVTNRNAIPADPNGAWYTSGIRIGTPALTTRGLGLAEMDEVAGLIDRVLTAAEQGTTKSGAPSKASHVLDGKIADEISRRATDLVAGFPLYPEIDLG encoded by the coding sequence ATGCCCGAGAATTCCGCACCCCTGTCCACCGAGTCCGCCGCCGTGCGGGCCGCCCTCGACGTCGTCCGCGCCGTCGAGCCGCGCGTCGCCGACGCCATCGGCCAGGAGCTCACCGACCAGCGCGAGATGCTCAAGCTGATCGCCTCGGAGAACTACGCCTCCCCGGCCACCCTCCTCGCGATGGGCAACTGGTTCAGCGACAAGTACGCCGAGGGCACCGTCGGCCGCCGCTTCTACGCCGGCTGCCGCAACGTGGACACCGTCGAGGCGCTCGCCGCCGAGCACGCCCGCGAGCTCTTCGGCGCCCGCCACGCCTACGTCCAGCCGCACTCCGGCATCGACGCCAACCTCGTCGCCTTCTGGGCCGTCCTCGCCGACCGCGTCGAGGCCCCGTTCCTGGAGAAGACCGGCGCCCGCCAGGTCAACGACCTCTCCGACGCCGACTGGGCCACGCTGCGCCAGGCCTTCGGCAACCAGCGCATGCTCGGCATGTCCCTGGACGCCGGCGGCCACCTCACGCACGGCTTCCGCCCGAACATCTCCGGAAAGATGTTCGACCAGCGCTCCTACGGCACGGACCCCGCCACCGGCCTCATCGACTACGACGCGCTGCGCGTCTCGGCCCGCGAGTTCAAGCCGATGATCATCGTCGCGGGCTACTCGGCGTACCCCCGGCTGGTGAACTTCCGGATCATGCGCGAGATCGCCGACGAGGTCGGCGCGACCCTCATGGTCGACATGGCGCACTTCGCGGGCCTGGTCGCCGGCAAGGTCCTGACCGGCGACTTCGACCCGGTCCCGCACGCCCAGATCGTCACCACGACCACCCACAAGTCGCTGCGCGGCCCGCGCGGCGGCATGGTCCTGTGCGACGACTCCCTCAAGGACCAGGTCGACCGCGGCTGCCCGATGGTCCTCGGCGGCCCGCTCCCGCACGTCATGGCCGCCAAGGCCGTCGCCCTCGCCGAGGCCCGGCAGTCCTCCTTCCAGGACTACGCGCAGCGCATCGTCGACAACGCGCGCGCTCTCGCCGAGGGCCTGACGCGGCGCGGCGCGACCCTGGTCACCGGCGGCACGGACAACCACCTGAACCTGATCGACGTCGCCTCCTCCTACGGCCTCACCGGCCGGCAGGCCGAGGCCGCGCTGCTCGACTCGGGCATCGTCACCAACCGCAACGCGATCCCGGCCGACCCGAACGGCGCCTGGTACACCTCCGGCATCCGCATCGGCACCCCCGCGCTGACCACCCGCGGTCTCGGCCTGGCGGAGATGGACGAGGTGGCTGGCCTGATCGACCGGGTCCTCACCGCCGCCGAGCAGGGCACCACGAAGTCGGGCGCGCCGTCGAAGGCCTCCCACGTCCTGGACGGGAAGATCGCGGACGAGATCTCCCGCCGCGCGACCGACCTGGTCGCGGGCTTCCCGCTTTACCCGGAGATCGACCTCGGCTGA
- the trpS gene encoding tryptophan--tRNA ligase → MASDRPRVLSGIQPTAGSFHLGNYLGAVRQWVALQESHDAFYMVVDLHAITVPQDPKELGANTRLAAAQLLAAGLDPERCTLFVQSHVPEHAQLAWVMNCLTGFGEASRMTQFKDKSARQGADRASVGLFTYPILQVADILLYQAHEVPVGEDQRQHIELTRDLAERFNGRYGETFTIPKPYILRETAKIYDLQDPSIKMSKSASTPKGLINLLDDPKATAKKVKSAVTDTDTVIRYDTENKPGVSNLLTILSTLTGRSVPELELAYEGKLYGALKTDLADVVVDFVTPFRDRTQQYLDDPETLDSILAKGAEKARAVAAETLSRTYERMGFLPAKH, encoded by the coding sequence ATGGCCTCAGACCGACCCCGCGTGCTCTCCGGAATTCAGCCCACCGCAGGCTCGTTCCACCTCGGCAACTACCTCGGCGCCGTCCGCCAGTGGGTGGCCCTGCAGGAGTCCCACGACGCCTTCTACATGGTCGTCGACCTGCACGCGATCACGGTCCCGCAGGACCCGAAGGAGCTCGGCGCGAACACCAGGCTGGCCGCCGCCCAGCTCCTCGCGGCCGGCCTCGACCCCGAGCGCTGCACGCTGTTCGTCCAGAGCCACGTTCCCGAGCACGCGCAGCTCGCCTGGGTCATGAACTGCCTCACCGGCTTCGGCGAGGCCAGCCGGATGACGCAGTTCAAGGACAAGTCCGCCCGGCAGGGCGCCGACCGCGCGAGCGTTGGCCTTTTCACGTACCCGATCCTCCAGGTCGCCGACATCCTGCTCTACCAGGCCCACGAGGTCCCGGTCGGCGAGGACCAGCGCCAGCACATCGAGCTCACCCGCGACCTCGCCGAGCGTTTCAACGGCCGCTACGGCGAGACGTTCACGATCCCGAAGCCGTACATCCTGCGCGAGACCGCGAAGATCTACGACCTCCAGGACCCGTCGATCAAGATGAGCAAGTCGGCGTCCACGCCGAAGGGCCTCATCAACCTGCTCGACGATCCGAAGGCCACCGCGAAGAAGGTCAAGAGCGCGGTCACCGACACCGACACGGTGATCCGCTACGACACCGAGAACAAGCCGGGTGTCAGCAACCTGCTCACGATCCTCTCGACGCTGACCGGCCGCAGCGTCCCCGAGCTGGAGCTCGCCTACGAGGGCAAGCTCTACGGCGCGCTCAAGACGGACCTCGCCGACGTCGTCGTCGACTTCGTGACGCCGTTCCGGGACCGCACCCAGCAGTACCTGGACGACCCCGAGACGCTCGACTCGATCCTCGCCAAGGGTGCCGAGAAGGCGCGCGCCGTGGCCGCCGAGACGCTGTCGCGGACGTACGAGCGGATGGGCTTCCTGCCCGCGAAGCACTGA
- a CDS encoding 2'-5' RNA ligase family protein, whose translation MGTVTIGVSIAVPEPHGSLLQERRAGFGDAAAHGIPTHVTLLPPTEIDAGALPAVEAHLTEVAAAGRPFPMRLSGTGTFRPLSPVVYLRVVQGAEACARLQQRIREGSGPLVRELQFPYHPHVTVAHGIDEAAMDRAFEELAGYEAEWPCTGFALAEQGADGVWRKLREYPFGGTVVPPQAAHVDRGSLPTR comes from the coding sequence GTGGGGACCGTAACGATCGGCGTGTCGATCGCGGTCCCGGAGCCGCACGGCAGCCTGCTCCAGGAGCGGCGCGCAGGCTTCGGCGACGCCGCGGCTCACGGCATCCCCACCCACGTCACGCTTCTGCCGCCGACCGAGATCGACGCGGGCGCGCTGCCCGCCGTCGAGGCGCACCTCACCGAGGTCGCGGCGGCCGGCCGGCCCTTCCCGATGCGGCTGTCCGGCACCGGGACGTTCCGGCCGCTGTCGCCGGTGGTCTACCTGCGGGTCGTGCAGGGCGCGGAGGCCTGCGCCCGGCTCCAGCAGCGCATCCGGGAGGGCTCCGGGCCCCTCGTGCGCGAGCTGCAGTTCCCGTACCACCCGCATGTCACCGTCGCGCACGGCATCGACGAGGCGGCGATGGACCGGGCCTTCGAGGAACTGGCCGGCTACGAGGCCGAGTGGCCCTGCACCGGCTTCGCCCTCGCCGAGCAGGGCGCCGACGGCGTCTGGCGCAAGCTCCGTGAGTACCCCTTCGGCGGCACGGTGGTGCCTCCGCAGGCCGCCCACGTCGACCGGGGCTCCCTGCCGACGCGGTGA
- a CDS encoding decaprenylphospho-beta-D-erythro-pentofuranosid-2-ulose 2-reductase, translated as MKDAFGLPQSLLVLGGTSEIALATARRLIARRTRTVWLAGRPSPALESAAAELRPLGADVHTVSFDALEPESHESALGKVFAEGDVDLVLLAFGVLGDQAHDERDPAAAVRVAQTNYTGAVSAGLIAAQALQAQGHGSLVVFSSVAAERARRANFIYGSSKAGLDAFAQGLGDALHGTGVHVMVVRPGFVRTKTTAGRQEGPLPTTPEAVAVAVELGLRRRSETVWAPGALRAVMSALRHLPRGLFRRLPL; from the coding sequence ATGAAGGACGCCTTCGGCCTCCCCCAGTCCCTGCTCGTCCTCGGCGGCACGTCCGAGATCGCGCTGGCCACCGCGCGCCGGCTGATCGCCCGCCGCACCCGCACGGTGTGGCTGGCCGGGCGGCCGTCGCCGGCCCTGGAGTCGGCCGCCGCGGAGCTGCGGCCGCTGGGGGCGGACGTCCACACCGTGTCGTTCGACGCGCTGGAGCCGGAGTCCCACGAGAGCGCCCTCGGGAAGGTGTTCGCCGAGGGCGACGTCGATCTGGTGCTGCTCGCCTTCGGCGTCCTCGGCGACCAGGCGCACGACGAGCGCGATCCGGCGGCCGCGGTGCGCGTCGCGCAGACCAACTACACAGGGGCGGTGTCGGCCGGCCTGATCGCCGCGCAGGCCCTGCAGGCGCAGGGACACGGCTCGCTGGTCGTGTTCTCCTCGGTCGCCGCCGAGCGGGCCCGCCGCGCGAACTTCATCTACGGCTCCAGCAAGGCCGGCCTGGACGCCTTCGCGCAGGGCCTGGGCGACGCCCTGCACGGCACCGGCGTCCACGTCATGGTCGTACGCCCCGGGTTCGTGCGGACGAAGACGACGGCCGGGCGGCAGGAGGGGCCGCTGCCGACCACGCCGGAGGCGGTCGCCGTGGCCGTCGAGCTGGGACTGCGGCGCCGCTCGGAGACGGTGTGGGCGCCAGGGGCGCTGCGGGCGGTGATGTCCGCCCTGCGCCACCTGCCGCGGGGACTGTTCCGGCGTCTGCCGCTCTGA
- a CDS encoding YihY/virulence factor BrkB family protein — MDWLRKLPGIGPWVARLMTTHAWRSYERLDRVKWTRLAAAMTFVSFVALFPLLTVAAAVAAATLGESRQQELQDKITDQVPGISDQIDVNGLVENAGTVGSIAGAVLLLTGIGWVGQMRDCLRAVWELPDKDENPVLAKIKDAGVLVGLGGALLLTLAISTVASALVGWITDELGIDQAGWSSVLLRAAAFAVAVLADFLLLLYVLTLLPGVEPPRRRLVVAAFLGAVGFELLKLLLSGYMQGVAAKSMYGAFGVPIALLLWINFTAKLVLYCAAWTATGSAPDEPGDIDVSDDVVPGPAAASAG, encoded by the coding sequence ATGGACTGGCTGAGAAAGCTGCCCGGCATCGGGCCGTGGGTCGCGCGCCTGATGACCACGCACGCATGGCGGTCGTACGAGCGCCTGGACCGTGTGAAGTGGACGCGGCTCGCCGCCGCGATGACCTTCGTCAGCTTCGTCGCGCTGTTTCCGCTCCTCACGGTGGCCGCGGCCGTCGCCGCCGCCACGCTGGGCGAGTCCCGGCAGCAGGAGCTCCAGGACAAGATCACCGACCAGGTCCCCGGCATCTCCGACCAGATCGACGTCAACGGCCTGGTCGAGAACGCCGGCACCGTCGGGTCCATCGCCGGCGCCGTCCTGCTGCTCACCGGCATCGGCTGGGTCGGGCAGATGCGGGACTGTCTGCGCGCGGTGTGGGAGCTGCCCGACAAGGACGAGAACCCGGTCCTCGCCAAGATCAAGGACGCCGGCGTGCTCGTCGGCCTCGGCGGCGCGCTCCTGCTGACCCTCGCCATCTCCACCGTCGCGTCGGCGCTGGTCGGCTGGATCACCGACGAGCTCGGGATCGACCAGGCCGGCTGGAGCAGCGTCCTGCTGCGGGCCGCCGCGTTCGCCGTCGCCGTCCTCGCCGACTTCCTGCTGCTGCTCTACGTCCTCACCCTGCTGCCCGGCGTCGAACCGCCCCGCCGCCGGCTCGTCGTCGCCGCGTTCCTCGGCGCCGTCGGCTTCGAGCTGCTGAAACTGCTGCTCAGCGGCTACATGCAGGGCGTGGCCGCGAAGAGCATGTACGGCGCGTTCGGCGTGCCCATCGCCCTGCTGCTGTGGATCAACTTCACCGCGAAGCTGGTCCTGTACTGCGCGGCCTGGACGGCGACCGGCAGTGCACCCGACGAGCCCGGGGACATCGACGTCAGCGACGACGTCGTACCAGGTCCGGCAGCGGCCAGCGCCGGTTGA
- a CDS encoding D-alanyl-D-alanine carboxypeptidase family protein, whose translation MPAPMKQTVRRSLLVTSATLAALALTAPVSLAVPIPPPSAPLSPSPSPSPSASKPASGSPSAGASKGASASASPSVAPPAKMSTVGGARLGQAGTQVTIAGGAPVLPKDLTARSWIVADAESGAVLAAHNAHWRLPPASTLKMLFADTVLPRFPRTTAHKVAPKDMAGVGAGSSLVGIKEGETYTVHDLWLGVFLRSGNDAVHVLSAMNGGVAATVAQMNEHADELQALDTDVVSPDGYDAPGQVSSAYDLTLFARSGLQKKDFREYCSTVSAKFPGATTKNKKGKPSRGTFEIQNTNRLLSGDYDISQYPGIAGVKNGNTTNAGATFTGVAERNGKVLLVTVMNPAKSDHNEVYKETAALFDWGFQAAGKVTPVGELIAPRNAAQSSAQPGANPSSSAGGGQAGGAGNASGKPVAGAVADDGSGGMWIALAITGGLLVLLAGGAWLVNRRWPLPDLVRRRR comes from the coding sequence GTGCCCGCACCCATGAAGCAGACCGTCAGGCGTTCCCTGCTGGTCACCTCCGCAACCCTGGCAGCCCTCGCGCTGACCGCGCCCGTCTCGCTCGCCGTGCCGATCCCGCCCCCGTCGGCGCCCCTCTCGCCGTCGCCCTCGCCGTCGCCGTCCGCGTCGAAGCCCGCGTCGGGCTCGCCGTCCGCCGGGGCCTCGAAGGGGGCCTCGGCGTCGGCCAGTCCCTCGGTCGCTCCGCCGGCGAAGATGTCGACCGTGGGCGGCGCCCGGCTCGGGCAGGCCGGCACCCAGGTGACGATCGCGGGCGGCGCGCCGGTGCTGCCGAAGGACCTGACGGCGCGGTCGTGGATCGTCGCGGACGCCGAGTCGGGCGCTGTGCTGGCCGCGCACAACGCGCACTGGCGGCTGCCCCCGGCGAGCACGCTGAAGATGCTGTTCGCCGACACGGTGCTGCCGCGCTTCCCCCGGACCACCGCGCACAAGGTCGCCCCGAAGGACATGGCCGGCGTCGGCGCCGGTTCCAGCCTCGTCGGCATAAAGGAAGGCGAGACGTACACGGTCCACGACCTGTGGCTCGGCGTCTTCCTGCGGTCGGGCAACGACGCCGTGCACGTCCTGTCCGCGATGAACGGCGGCGTCGCCGCCACGGTCGCCCAGATGAACGAGCACGCCGACGAACTGCAGGCCCTCGACACCGACGTCGTCTCCCCGGACGGCTACGACGCGCCCGGACAGGTCTCCTCGGCGTACGACCTGACCCTGTTCGCCCGTTCCGGCCTGCAGAAGAAGGACTTCCGGGAGTACTGCTCGACGGTCTCGGCCAAGTTCCCCGGTGCGACGACGAAGAACAAGAAGGGCAAGCCCAGCCGCGGGACCTTCGAGATCCAGAACACCAACCGGCTGCTCAGCGGCGACTACGACATCTCCCAGTACCCCGGCATCGCGGGCGTGAAGAACGGCAACACCACCAACGCGGGCGCCACCTTCACCGGCGTCGCCGAGCGGAACGGCAAGGTGCTGCTCGTCACGGTCATGAACCCGGCGAAGTCCGACCACAACGAGGTCTACAAGGAGACCGCCGCCCTGTTCGACTGGGGCTTCCAGGCGGCCGGCAAGGTGACGCCGGTGGGCGAGCTGATCGCGCCGAGGAACGCCGCGCAGTCGAGCGCCCAGCCCGGCGCGAACCCGTCCTCGTCCGCGGGGGGCGGGCAGGCGGGCGGCGCGGGGAACGCGTCGGGGAAGCCGGTGGCGGGCGCCGTGGCGGACGACGGCTCCGGCGGCATGTGGATCGCGCTGGCCATCACCGGCGGTCTGCTGGTGCTGCTCGCGGGCGGCGCGTGGCTGGTCAACCGGCGCTGGCCGCTGCCGGACCTGGTACGACGTCGTCGCTGA
- a CDS encoding SCO4848 family membrane protein, with protein sequence MTLSRRLSWFLLAFGVWSWIIWVTFVKNLVKDSSGLAFEDGDPTAYFWVHLTLAVVSFVLGTVVGAIGLRGLRALGRKS encoded by the coding sequence ATGACGCTCAGCCGCCGCCTCTCCTGGTTCCTGCTCGCCTTCGGGGTGTGGAGCTGGATCATCTGGGTCACTTTCGTCAAGAACCTGGTCAAGGACAGCAGCGGGCTCGCGTTCGAGGACGGCGACCCCACCGCGTACTTCTGGGTGCATCTCACGCTGGCCGTCGTCTCCTTCGTATTGGGGACGGTCGTCGGGGCCATCGGGTTGCGTGGTCTGCGCGCACTCGGCCGGAAGTCGTAG
- a CDS encoding metallophosphoesterase, with protein MVIVFALLALTVLVTANWYLWRRLFRDTTHGPGRARRGGAALIAGGWALAIGALIAERAGAPFWLQRVLAWPGFLWLALSIYLLLGVVVGEAVRPLLRRFLEKRARAAAPAGTAVAHPRPDPVPVGAPTGSGKPEPGRPASEKPASEDPEAERTASERTASERTASGKPGLGAPSPSRRLFVSRVAAGAAAAAAAGTVGYGTYGVLRGPRVKRVTVPLAKLPRAAHGYRIAVVSDIHLGPVLGRGFAQKVVDTINATQPDLIAVVGDLVDGSVKDLGPAAAPLSQLRARHGSYFVTGNHEYFSGAESWVEEVRRLGLTPLENARTELAWFDLAGVNDIAGESEGQGPDFTRALGGRDTARACVLLAHQPVQIHDAMRHGVDLQLSGHTHGGQLWPGNLVAAAANPTLAGLERHGDTQLYVSRGAGAWGPPTRVGAPSDITVVELASRHV; from the coding sequence ATGGTGATCGTCTTCGCGCTCCTCGCGCTGACCGTGCTGGTCACGGCCAACTGGTACCTGTGGCGCCGGCTGTTCCGCGACACCACCCACGGCCCCGGCCGGGCCCGCCGCGGCGGCGCCGCGCTCATCGCCGGCGGCTGGGCCCTGGCGATCGGCGCCCTGATCGCCGAGCGGGCCGGCGCCCCCTTCTGGCTCCAGCGGGTCCTCGCCTGGCCTGGCTTCCTGTGGCTGGCCCTGTCGATCTACCTGCTGCTGGGCGTCGTCGTGGGTGAGGCGGTACGGCCGCTGCTGCGCCGTTTCCTGGAGAAGCGGGCGCGCGCCGCGGCCCCGGCCGGGACGGCCGTCGCCCACCCACGGCCGGACCCGGTACCGGTGGGCGCGCCCACGGGGTCGGGGAAGCCCGAACCGGGCCGGCCGGCGTCCGAGAAGCCGGCGTCCGAGGATCCGGAGGCCGAGCGGACCGCGTCCGAGCGGACCGCGTCCGAGCGGACCGCGTCCGGGAAGCCGGGCCTCGGGGCGCCCTCGCCGTCCCGTCGGCTGTTCGTCTCCCGGGTGGCGGCCGGCGCGGCGGCCGCGGCCGCCGCCGGTACCGTCGGCTACGGCACCTACGGCGTGCTGCGCGGCCCCCGGGTCAAGCGGGTGACCGTGCCCCTCGCCAAGCTTCCGCGGGCCGCCCACGGTTACCGGATCGCGGTGGTCAGCGACATCCACCTGGGCCCGGTGCTGGGCCGCGGCTTCGCCCAGAAAGTCGTGGACACGATCAACGCGACGCAGCCCGACCTGATCGCGGTCGTCGGCGACCTCGTCGACGGCAGCGTCAAGGACCTCGGCCCGGCGGCCGCCCCGCTCTCGCAGCTGAGGGCCCGTCACGGCAGCTACTTCGTCACCGGCAACCACGAGTACTTCTCCGGCGCCGAGAGCTGGGTGGAGGAGGTGCGGCGGCTCGGCCTCACCCCGTTGGAGAACGCGCGCACCGAGCTCGCCTGGTTCGACCTCGCCGGCGTCAACGACATCGCCGGCGAGAGCGAGGGTCAGGGCCCCGACTTCACCCGGGCGCTGGGCGGCCGTGACACCGCGCGCGCGTGCGTGCTCCTCGCCCACCAGCCGGTCCAGATCCACGATGCCATGCGTCACGGCGTCGACCTCCAGCTCTCCGGACACACCCACGGCGGTCAGCTGTGGCCCGGCAACCTCGTCGCCGCCGCCGCGAATCCCACCCTGGCGGGACTGGAACGCCACGGCGACACCCAGCTGTACGTGTCCCGGGGCGCCGGCGCCTGGGGTCCGCCCACGCGCGTCGGCGCGCCGTCCGACATCACCGTCGTCGAACTGGCCTCCCGGCACGTCTGA
- a CDS encoding TetR/AcrR family transcriptional regulator has protein sequence MPANNDGPAEAASPTESSGTPASKSEQTRALILETAMRLFQERGYDKTTMRAIAKEAGVSVGNAYYYFAGKEHLIQGFYDRLAAEHREAVREVLARETSLEARLAGVLRVWLEVAEPYHEFAVQFFKNAADPDSPLSPFSAESEPARVQAIAVHKEVLAGSKAKVPEELREVLPELMWLSQMGLVMYWIYDRTAGRERSYRLAGRGARLTARGVALARFRVLRPLVLEVHDLFTDFLPGMTNALPDPVKKNPPGPAEA, from the coding sequence GTGCCCGCGAACAACGACGGTCCCGCCGAGGCCGCTTCCCCGACCGAGTCCTCCGGGACTCCCGCGTCCAAGTCCGAGCAGACCCGCGCCCTGATCCTGGAGACGGCGATGCGGCTGTTCCAGGAACGCGGCTACGACAAGACGACGATGCGGGCCATCGCCAAGGAGGCCGGGGTCTCGGTCGGCAACGCGTACTACTACTTCGCCGGCAAGGAGCATCTGATCCAGGGCTTCTACGACCGGCTCGCCGCCGAGCACCGGGAGGCCGTCCGGGAGGTCCTGGCGCGGGAGACGAGCCTGGAGGCCCGGCTGGCGGGGGTGCTGCGGGTGTGGCTGGAGGTGGCAGAGCCGTACCACGAGTTCGCCGTCCAGTTCTTCAAGAACGCCGCCGACCCGGACAGCCCGCTCAGCCCGTTCTCCGCCGAGTCGGAGCCCGCGCGCGTGCAGGCCATAGCCGTCCACAAGGAGGTGCTCGCGGGGTCGAAGGCGAAGGTGCCGGAGGAACTGCGGGAGGTGCTGCCCGAGCTGATGTGGCTCTCGCAGATGGGCCTCGTCATGTACTGGATCTACGACCGCACGGCGGGCCGCGAACGCAGCTACCGGCTGGCCGGGCGGGGTGCGCGCCTCACCGCCCGGGGGGTGGCGCTGGCCCGGTTCCGGGTGCTGCGGCCGCTCGTCCTCGAAGTGCACGACCTGTTCACGGACTTCCTGCCCGGGATGACCAACGCGCTGCCGGACCCGGTCAAGAAGAACCCACCGGGCCCGGCCGAGGCGTGA